A stretch of Microbacterium sp. 4R-513 DNA encodes these proteins:
- a CDS encoding pyruvate carboxylase, with the protein MFRKILVANRGEIAIRAFRAAFELGARTVAVFPYEDRGSLHRQKADESYVIGEQGHPVRAYLDVDEIIRVALASGADAIYPGYGFLSENPELAARAAEHGITFIGPPSTALEMAGNKVTAKQHAIAAGVPVLKSTEASEDVDELVAQAAGIGFPIFVKAVAGGGGRGMRRVETPGELPPAIAEAMREAGAAFGDARVFLEQAVVRPRHIEVQILADATGHTVHLFERDCSVQRRHQKVIEIAPAPNLDDELRQRIHRDAVAFAKSIGYVNAGTVEFLVDTAGERAGQHVFIEMNPRIQVEHTVTEEVTDVDLVQSQMLIAAGATLDELGLAQEKIVLRGAALQCRITTEDPSQGFRPDTGRITTYRSPGGAGIRLDGGTTAAGSQISPHFDSMLAKLTCRGRDFPAAVARAKRALAEFRIRGVATNIPFLRAVLDDPSFVVGDLSTAFIEERPSLLTSHPSRDRATKLINWLADVTVNRPYGEKPVSVSPGSKLPAIDLSTPPPAGTLDRLRELGPAGFARALREQVPLAVTETTYRDAHQSLLATRVRTRDLVRVGPHVARMTPGLLSVEAWGGATYDVALRFLAEDPWERLAAVREAIPNIPIQMLLRGRNTVGYTPRPVEVTDAFVREAASTGVDIFRIFDALNDVDQMRPAISAVLETGTALAEVAVCYTADLLDPAEKLYTLDYYLRLADQIVESGAHILAIKDMAGLLRPAAAAKLVTALRERFDLPVHLHTHDTAGGQLATLLAASAAGVDAVDAAAAPLSGTTSQPSLSALVAALAHTERDTGIDLAAVSDLEPYWEGVRHLYAPFESGLPGPTGRVYHHEIPGGQLSNLRQQAIALGMADDFELIEDMYAAADRILGRIPKVTPSSKVVGDLALALVAAKADPADFAENPQNYDIPDSVVGFMAGELGDLPGGWPEPFRTKVLAGRQISIDIPPLTDAERAGLEGDAATRRRTLNRLLFPGPAKEFEKARETYGDLSTLGTPDYLYGLKPGEEHVAEIDPGVQLYVGLEAIGEADAKGVRTVMTTLNGQLRPVYVRDRSIKVETRQAERADTSRPGQVAAPFSGVVTIKTEAGDTVTAGQPIASIEAMKMEAAITAPVDGVIERIAIAATQQVEAGDLLVVIRPAQ; encoded by the coding sequence ATGTTCCGGAAGATCCTGGTCGCAAACCGTGGCGAGATCGCGATTCGAGCGTTCCGCGCGGCCTTCGAATTGGGGGCGCGGACCGTCGCGGTCTTCCCCTATGAGGACAGAGGATCGCTGCACCGACAGAAGGCCGACGAGTCCTACGTCATCGGCGAGCAGGGGCATCCTGTCCGCGCGTATCTCGACGTCGACGAGATCATCCGGGTCGCCCTCGCGTCGGGTGCCGACGCCATCTATCCCGGCTACGGCTTCCTGTCCGAGAACCCCGAGCTCGCCGCCCGCGCGGCCGAGCACGGCATCACCTTCATCGGCCCGCCGTCGACGGCTCTCGAGATGGCGGGCAACAAGGTCACGGCGAAGCAGCACGCGATCGCCGCGGGCGTCCCCGTCCTGAAGTCGACGGAGGCGTCCGAGGACGTCGACGAGCTCGTCGCCCAGGCGGCCGGCATCGGGTTCCCGATCTTCGTCAAGGCGGTCGCCGGAGGTGGCGGACGCGGCATGCGTCGCGTCGAGACGCCCGGCGAGCTGCCTCCCGCAATCGCCGAGGCGATGCGCGAGGCGGGAGCGGCTTTCGGTGACGCGCGCGTGTTCCTCGAGCAGGCCGTCGTGCGTCCCCGCCACATCGAGGTGCAGATCCTCGCGGACGCCACGGGCCACACCGTCCACCTCTTCGAGCGCGACTGCTCGGTGCAGCGGCGCCACCAGAAGGTGATCGAGATCGCGCCGGCTCCGAATCTCGACGACGAGCTGCGGCAGCGCATCCATCGTGATGCGGTCGCCTTCGCGAAGTCCATCGGCTACGTCAACGCGGGGACCGTCGAGTTCCTCGTCGACACGGCGGGGGAGCGGGCCGGCCAGCACGTGTTCATCGAGATGAACCCGCGCATCCAGGTCGAGCACACCGTCACGGAAGAGGTCACCGACGTCGACCTCGTCCAGTCGCAGATGCTGATCGCCGCCGGCGCGACGCTCGACGAACTGGGCCTCGCCCAGGAGAAGATCGTCCTCCGCGGCGCAGCGCTGCAGTGCCGCATCACGACCGAGGACCCGTCGCAGGGCTTCCGCCCCGACACCGGACGCATCACGACGTACCGGTCGCCGGGCGGCGCCGGGATCCGCCTCGACGGCGGCACGACGGCCGCGGGTTCCCAGATCAGCCCGCACTTCGACTCGATGCTGGCCAAGCTCACGTGCCGCGGGCGGGACTTCCCCGCCGCCGTCGCGCGGGCCAAGCGCGCACTCGCCGAGTTCCGCATCCGCGGGGTGGCGACCAACATCCCGTTCCTCCGCGCCGTGCTCGACGACCCCTCGTTCGTGGTCGGCGACCTCAGCACGGCGTTCATCGAGGAGCGCCCGAGTCTGCTGACGAGCCACCCCTCGCGCGACCGCGCGACGAAGCTCATCAACTGGCTGGCCGACGTGACGGTCAACCGACCCTACGGCGAGAAGCCGGTGTCGGTGTCGCCGGGCAGCAAGCTCCCGGCCATCGACCTGTCCACTCCGCCTCCCGCGGGCACGCTCGACCGGCTGCGCGAGCTCGGGCCCGCCGGTTTCGCCCGCGCACTCCGCGAGCAGGTGCCCCTCGCCGTCACCGAGACGACGTACCGGGACGCCCACCAGTCCCTTCTCGCGACGCGCGTGCGCACACGCGACCTCGTCCGCGTCGGGCCGCACGTCGCCCGCATGACGCCGGGCCTCCTCTCGGTCGAGGCGTGGGGTGGTGCGACGTACGACGTGGCCCTCCGGTTCCTCGCCGAAGACCCGTGGGAGCGCCTTGCCGCCGTTCGCGAGGCGATCCCCAACATCCCGATCCAGATGCTGCTCCGCGGCCGCAACACGGTCGGCTACACGCCGCGGCCAGTCGAGGTGACCGACGCCTTCGTGCGCGAGGCGGCCTCGACGGGCGTGGACATCTTCCGCATCTTCGACGCACTCAACGACGTCGATCAGATGCGCCCGGCCATCTCCGCCGTCCTCGAGACGGGCACCGCCCTCGCCGAGGTCGCCGTCTGCTACACGGCCGACCTCCTCGACCCCGCAGAGAAGCTCTACACGCTCGACTACTACCTCCGCCTCGCGGATCAGATCGTCGAGTCCGGCGCGCACATCCTCGCCATCAAGGACATGGCGGGCCTCCTGCGTCCCGCCGCCGCGGCGAAGCTCGTGACGGCGCTGCGCGAGCGGTTCGACCTTCCCGTGCACCTGCACACCCACGACACGGCGGGCGGCCAGCTCGCGACGCTGCTCGCGGCGAGCGCGGCGGGAGTGGATGCGGTGGATGCCGCGGCCGCCCCGCTGTCGGGCACGACGAGTCAGCCGTCCCTGTCGGCGCTCGTCGCCGCTCTCGCGCACACCGAGCGCGACACCGGCATCGACCTCGCCGCCGTCAGCGATCTCGAGCCCTACTGGGAGGGCGTGCGCCACCTGTATGCGCCGTTCGAGTCCGGCCTGCCCGGCCCCACAGGCCGCGTGTACCACCACGAGATCCCCGGCGGCCAGCTGTCGAACCTCCGCCAGCAGGCGATCGCACTGGGCATGGCCGACGACTTCGAGCTCATCGAGGACATGTACGCCGCGGCCGACCGCATCCTCGGCCGCATCCCGAAGGTGACTCCGTCGTCCAAGGTCGTGGGCGACCTGGCGCTGGCGCTCGTGGCAGCGAAGGCCGACCCGGCCGACTTCGCCGAGAACCCGCAGAACTACGACATCCCGGACTCGGTGGTGGGTTTCATGGCGGGCGAGCTCGGCGACCTGCCGGGAGGCTGGCCCGAGCCGTTCCGCACGAAGGTGCTCGCGGGCAGGCAGATCTCGATCGACATCCCGCCGCTCACCGACGCCGAGCGCGCGGGACTTGAGGGGGATGCCGCGACCCGCCGCCGCACCCTCAACCGCCTGCTCTTCCCCGGACCCGCGAAGGAGTTCGAGAAGGCGCGGGAGACCTACGGCGACCTCTCGACGCTCGGCACGCCCGACTACCTCTACGGGCTGAAGCCCGGTGAGGAGCATGTCGCCGAGATCGATCCCGGCGTGCAGCTCTACGTGGGCCTCGAGGCGATCGGCGAGGCCGACGCCAAGGGCGTCCGCACCGTCATGACGACGCTCAACGGACAGCTGCGCCCCGTGTACGTCCGCGACCGCAGCATCAAGGTCGAGACGCGCCAGGCCGAGAGGGCCGACACGTCGCGGCCCGGGCAGGTCGCGGCGCCGTTCTCGGGGGTCGTGACGATCAAGACCGAGGCCGGCGACACCGTGACCGCGGGGCAGCCGATCGCGTCGATCGAGGCGATGAAGATGGAGGCGGCCATCACGGCTCCGGTCGACGGAGTGATCGAGAGGATCGCGATCGCCGCCACGCAGCAGGTGGAGGCCGGCGACCTTTTGGTCGTCATCCGCCCCGCCCAGTAG
- a CDS encoding ParA family protein has translation MHVLSVSSLKGGVGKTTVTLGLASAAFARGVRTLVVDLDPQSDVSTGMDIQVAGRLNVADVLANPKEKVVRQAITSSGWAKVHPGTIDVMIGSPSAINFDGPHPSVRDVWKLEEALATIESDYDLVLIDCAPSLNALTRTAWAASDRVIVVTEPGLFSVAAADRALRAIEEIRRGLSPRLQPLGIVVNRVRPQSIEHQFRIKELRDMFGPLVLSPQLPERTSLQQAQGAAKPLHIWPGDSAQELAADFDALLDRVMRTGRIPVPGEARA, from the coding sequence GTGCACGTACTCTCGGTGAGCTCGCTCAAGGGCGGAGTCGGCAAGACGACCGTGACTCTCGGCCTCGCTTCGGCCGCCTTCGCACGTGGAGTCCGCACCCTCGTCGTCGACCTCGACCCGCAGTCCGACGTATCTACCGGCATGGACATCCAGGTCGCCGGCCGGCTGAATGTCGCCGACGTGCTCGCCAATCCCAAGGAGAAGGTCGTCCGTCAGGCGATCACCTCGAGCGGCTGGGCGAAGGTGCACCCGGGCACGATCGACGTGATGATCGGCAGCCCGTCAGCGATCAACTTCGACGGCCCGCACCCGAGCGTCCGCGACGTGTGGAAGCTCGAAGAGGCGCTCGCGACGATCGAGTCCGACTACGATCTCGTGCTGATCGACTGCGCCCCCTCGCTGAACGCCCTCACGCGCACCGCTTGGGCGGCGTCCGACCGGGTCATCGTCGTGACCGAGCCGGGCCTGTTCTCGGTCGCCGCCGCCGACCGGGCTCTCCGCGCGATCGAAGAGATCCGCCGCGGCCTCTCCCCCCGCCTCCAGCCTCTCGGCATCGTCGTGAACCGCGTGCGACCGCAGTCGATCGAGCACCAGTTCCGCATCAAGGAGCTGCGCGACATGTTCGGGCCGCTGGTCCTCTCGCCGCAGCTGCCTGAGCGCACGTCGCTCCAGCAGGCGCAGGGCGCCGCCAAGCCGCTGCACATCTGGCCGGGCGACTCCGCCCAGGAGCTCGCCGCCGACTTCGACGCGCTGCTCGACCGCGTCATGCGCACGGGGCGCATCCCCGTGCCGGGCGAAGCGCGCGCCTGA
- a CDS encoding MinD/ParA family protein has protein sequence MTPERNDQHPDEETENGVLAETGGIDTTAIGILGGGTEQVSVVLPSASDDEELGDDDVVGDEVEVESIDVDFPPRLERPAYEAEWLGEAANEPVHVEIEDAASEASAAESDFPASEEQSADHPALEGELEDADDPEVVEFVDVVDGTDADGENVGTYETYVAGDGETHETAHADDEIHTADAEVVAEIVDDLEGPVLVEGFDDDDIDGTAAGADVEHDADAAGVAGPGIQDSDDEDDGADALPVMGFTDDAHDADTAEPGGATESTVEAEIVTEQDHPGDAGQADAPAPLTGGTARGAASVTPTGSVPTTTGSNPATRREAHAESADKQERAHAVERVQPRSDVALTSKRLGEFEPGRESADLLTADRLLDPHQVIKPEPEGAWQHFVYSITGRRVNLGDGKRARARKELDRRISAALGQGARFVPVLSRKGGVGKTTITTLLGMALADARDDRIIAIDANPDRGTLAERIARQNGKTVRDLARARGEISGYAGISSIVARDDTRLDVLASDADPRIAEAFNDRDYHDVASIAAHYYSIVLTDTGTGIVHSVMQATLDLADQLVIVSGLSVDEARLASETLTWLETNGYAEQVRGAVVVLNNARPGTPLVRPEELETHFKSRVRAVVRVPYDPHIAAGSAITFRDLRPETRLAARELAASVVEGLRSLASAA, from the coding sequence GTGACGCCCGAGCGCAACGACCAGCACCCCGACGAAGAGACCGAGAACGGCGTGCTCGCCGAGACCGGCGGGATCGACACGACCGCCATCGGAATCCTCGGCGGCGGCACCGAACAGGTGAGCGTCGTCCTTCCCTCCGCCTCCGACGACGAAGAGCTCGGCGACGACGACGTCGTCGGCGACGAGGTCGAGGTCGAGAGCATCGACGTGGACTTCCCGCCGCGCCTCGAGCGCCCGGCCTATGAGGCCGAGTGGCTCGGCGAGGCGGCGAATGAGCCCGTGCACGTCGAGATCGAGGATGCCGCGTCCGAGGCCTCCGCCGCCGAATCCGACTTCCCCGCATCCGAAGAGCAGTCCGCCGATCACCCTGCACTCGAGGGCGAGCTCGAGGACGCGGACGATCCCGAGGTCGTCGAGTTCGTCGATGTCGTCGACGGGACCGACGCCGATGGCGAGAATGTAGGCACGTACGAGACGTACGTCGCCGGAGACGGCGAGACGCACGAGACCGCTCACGCCGATGACGAGATCCACACCGCTGATGCAGAGGTCGTCGCCGAGATCGTCGACGACCTCGAAGGACCCGTGCTCGTCGAGGGCTTCGACGATGACGACATCGACGGCACCGCCGCCGGCGCCGACGTCGAACACGACGCCGACGCCGCCGGTGTCGCAGGCCCCGGCATCCAGGATTCCGATGATGAAGACGACGGCGCCGACGCGCTTCCGGTGATGGGGTTCACCGATGACGCGCACGACGCAGACACCGCCGAGCCCGGGGGTGCCACCGAATCGACCGTGGAGGCCGAGATCGTGACTGAACAGGACCACCCGGGCGACGCCGGCCAGGCCGACGCCCCGGCGCCTCTCACCGGCGGCACCGCGCGGGGCGCGGCATCCGTCACCCCTACCGGTTCGGTGCCGACCACCACCGGCTCCAATCCCGCGACCCGCCGGGAGGCGCACGCCGAGTCGGCCGACAAGCAGGAGCGCGCACACGCCGTGGAGCGCGTGCAGCCGCGGTCCGATGTGGCCCTCACGTCCAAGCGCCTCGGCGAGTTCGAGCCGGGCCGCGAGTCGGCCGACCTTCTGACGGCCGACCGCCTGCTCGACCCGCACCAGGTCATCAAGCCCGAGCCCGAGGGCGCATGGCAGCACTTCGTCTACTCGATCACCGGCCGGCGCGTGAACCTCGGCGACGGCAAGCGCGCGCGGGCCCGCAAGGAGCTCGACCGCCGCATCTCGGCCGCCCTCGGCCAGGGCGCGCGGTTCGTGCCGGTGCTCTCGCGCAAGGGCGGCGTGGGCAAGACGACGATCACGACGCTCCTCGGCATGGCACTGGCGGATGCGCGCGACGACCGGATCATCGCGATCGACGCCAATCCCGACCGCGGCACGCTCGCGGAGCGCATCGCGCGCCAGAACGGCAAGACGGTGCGGGACCTCGCCCGCGCTCGCGGCGAGATCTCGGGCTACGCGGGCATCTCGTCGATCGTCGCGCGCGACGACACGCGCCTCGACGTCCTCGCCTCCGATGCCGACCCTCGCATCGCCGAGGCCTTCAACGACCGGGATTACCACGACGTCGCCTCGATCGCCGCGCACTACTACTCGATCGTCCTCACCGACACGGGCACGGGCATCGTGCACTCGGTCATGCAGGCGACGCTCGATCTCGCCGATCAGCTCGTCATCGTCTCGGGACTGAGTGTCGACGAGGCCCGCCTCGCGTCCGAGACCCTGACGTGGCTGGAGACGAACGGCTACGCCGAGCAGGTGCGCGGCGCCGTCGTGGTGCTGAACAACGCTCGGCCGGGGACGCCCCTCGTGCGCCCCGAGGAGCTCGAGACGCACTTCAAGAGCCGCGTGCGCGCCGTCGTGCGCGTGCCGTACGACCCGCACATCGCCGCAGGCAGCGCGATCACCTTCCGCGACCTGCGCCCCGAGACCCGACTCGCCGCACGGGAGCTCGCGGCGAGCGTCGTCGAGGGGCTGCGCTCGCTCGCGTCGGCCGCCTGA
- a CDS encoding MerR family transcriptional regulator encodes MTTDETPEEPQFVADLLFTDGLPAMDDEVGYRGAVAARAAGITYRQLDYWARTELVEPTVRGASGSGSQRLYGFRDILVLKLVKRLLDTGISLQQIRTAVDQLRAAGIRDLTGTTLMSDGASVYLCTSNDEVIDLISRGQGVFGIAVGNVLREVESTLVEFEPQAPDALDELAARRAARTA; translated from the coding sequence AGCCCCAGTTCGTCGCAGACCTCCTCTTCACCGACGGTCTTCCCGCCATGGACGACGAGGTCGGGTACCGCGGAGCGGTCGCCGCCCGCGCCGCCGGCATCACGTATCGCCAGCTCGACTACTGGGCGCGCACCGAGCTCGTCGAGCCCACCGTCCGGGGCGCGAGCGGGTCGGGCTCGCAGCGCCTGTACGGCTTCCGCGACATCCTCGTTCTCAAGCTCGTGAAGCGCCTGCTCGACACCGGCATCTCTTTGCAGCAGATCCGCACCGCCGTCGACCAGCTGCGCGCGGCCGGCATTCGCGACCTCACCGGCACGACCCTCATGAGCGACGGCGCCTCGGTCTACCTCTGCACGTCGAACGACGAGGTCATCGACCTCATCAGCCGCGGCCAGGGCGTCTTCGGCATCGCCGTCGGCAATGTGCTGCGCGAGGTCGAGTCGACCCTCGTCGAGTTCGAGCCGCAGGCTCCCGACGCGCTGGACGAGCTCGCCGCTCGCCGCGCGGCGCGCACCGCCTGA
- a CDS encoding aminotransferase class I/II-fold pyridoxal phosphate-dependent enzyme gives MAPKTLQPDSIAVHAGREDLASLGVHALPLDLSSTSPLPDVELGGLSYEVLATGGLPLDGGSNVYARLWNPTVARFEQALARLEHAEEAVAFSSGMAALTATLLAVTHESGKRHVVAVRPLYGGSDHLLASGLLGVDTTFCRPEDVAASVRADTALVIVESPANPTLELVDIRAVAAAAGDVPVLVDNTFATPVLQHPLDLGAALSLHSATKYLGGHGDVVGGVVACDARLASALRRTRAITGSILHPLAAYLLHRGLGTLPVRMRAQQDGARTVAEWLRSRPEVAAVHFPGFPECDPHGLIGTQQSGPGAMIAIELADGYGAAVALTSGVRLFTHAVSLGSVDSLIQHPAALTHRPVQSEAKPSDALVRLSIGLEDPTDLIADLAQAFESGTDAAASVAHDLAYAG, from the coding sequence ATGGCACCGAAGACGTTGCAACCCGACAGCATCGCTGTGCACGCCGGCCGCGAAGATCTCGCGAGCCTCGGCGTGCACGCGCTCCCCCTCGACCTCTCGTCGACGAGCCCGCTTCCGGACGTCGAGCTGGGCGGACTCTCGTATGAGGTCCTCGCGACCGGCGGCCTGCCGCTCGACGGCGGCTCGAACGTGTACGCGAGGCTGTGGAACCCGACCGTCGCCCGGTTCGAGCAGGCGCTCGCGCGGCTCGAGCACGCCGAGGAGGCCGTCGCGTTCTCGTCCGGCATGGCGGCGCTCACCGCGACGCTCCTCGCGGTGACCCACGAGAGCGGCAAGCGCCATGTGGTCGCCGTCCGGCCGCTGTACGGCGGATCCGATCACCTCCTGGCATCCGGTCTGCTCGGAGTCGACACCACGTTCTGCCGACCCGAGGATGTCGCGGCATCCGTCCGCGCCGACACAGCTCTCGTCATCGTCGAGTCCCCCGCCAACCCGACGCTGGAGCTCGTCGACATCCGCGCGGTCGCGGCGGCCGCGGGCGATGTGCCGGTGCTCGTCGACAACACGTTCGCGACGCCGGTGCTGCAGCATCCGCTCGACCTGGGCGCCGCCCTCTCACTCCACAGCGCGACGAAGTACCTGGGCGGACACGGCGACGTCGTGGGCGGCGTCGTCGCATGCGACGCGCGGCTCGCGTCGGCTCTGCGGCGAACGCGCGCCATCACCGGCTCGATCCTGCACCCGCTCGCGGCCTACCTGCTGCACCGCGGGCTCGGGACGCTGCCGGTCCGCATGCGCGCGCAGCAGGACGGCGCCAGGACCGTGGCGGAGTGGCTCCGGTCGCGGCCGGAGGTCGCCGCCGTCCACTTCCCGGGATTCCCCGAGTGCGATCCCCACGGCCTCATCGGCACGCAGCAGTCGGGCCCGGGCGCCATGATCGCCATCGAGCTCGCCGACGGCTACGGCGCGGCGGTGGCGCTGACGTCGGGCGTGCGGCTCTTCACCCACGCCGTCTCGCTCGGAAGCGTCGACTCGCTCATCCAGCATCCCGCCGCACTGACCCACCGTCCGGTCCAGTCCGAGGCGAAGCCGTCCGACGCGCTCGTCCGGCTCAGCATCGGCCTCGAGGACCCGACGGATCTCATCGCCGATCTCGCGCAGGCCTTCGAGTCGGGGACGGATGCCGCGGCATCCGTCGCCCACGACCTCGCGTATGCAGGCTGA